CGAACACGTAGGTGAACAGCAGCACGAACATGATCGGCTGAATCAGGCTGAACAGCAGGATCTCGGGCACGCGGATGATCTTCATCAGGTTGCGCCACGTCGTCACCCACCCGTCGGAGAGGAACCGCGAGATCGCGCTGCCGGGCAACGGCTGCAGCGTGGATGCTGTCCCCCCGCCGCTCACGCCGGCGCGGCTCGCGCTCGCCCCGCTCGCCGCCGCGCCGCTCCCAGCCAGCGAGGCGTTGCTCGTGTTCAGCTCGGCGCTCATGCCGCCGCTCCTTCCGCGTCGTCGCCTTGCTCGGCCGTGTGTCCGGTGAGTTGGAGGAAGACGTCGTCCAGGGTGGGTCGGCGCATTCCGGCGTCGTGCAGGGCGATGCCCTGCTCGGCGGCGGCCCCGACGATCGCGCTCAGCGCGACGGGGCCGTTGTCGACGGGAACGACCCAGGTGCGGCCGCCTCCGCCTTCGACGGGGTCTCCCGATCCGAAGCGGGACATGATGTCGGACAGGGCGCGAGCATCCGATTCGGTGACGAGGGTGACGGCGACGCGCTGACCGCCGACCGACGCCTTCAGCTCGTCGGCGGTGCCCTTGGCGATGACGCGGCCGTTGTCGATGACCGAGATGGCGTCGGCGAGACGGTCAGCTTCTTCGAGGTACTGGGTCGTGAGCAGCACGGTGGTACCGCCGCTGACGAGGGATTCGATGATGTCCCACAGGGCAAGGCGACTGCGCGGGTCGAGGCCGGTGGTCGGCTCGTCGAGGAACAGCACGGGCGGGTTGATGACGAGTGCCCCGGCGAGGTCGATGCGCCGCCGCATGCCGCCGGAGAACCCCTTCACCGGGCGGTTCGCCGCGTCGACCAGGTCGAAGAGTTCGATGAGCTCGGTCGCCCGCTGCCGGGCCACCCTTGACCCGAGGTGGTACAGCTTGCCGACCATCATGAGGTTCTCGAAGCCGGTCAGGTTCTCGTCGACGGCGGCGTACTGCCCGCTCGCGCCGATCATGCGCCGCACGCGGTCGGGGTCGCGCATGACGTCGACGCCGTCGATGACAGCGGTGCCGCTGTCGGGTCGGATGAGGGTGGTGAGCACCTTGACGGTGGTGGTCTTGCCGGCGCCGTTCGGGCCGAGCAACGCAGTGACGGTTCCTTGCGCGACGTCGAGGTCAAGGCCGTCGAGGGCGCGCACCACGGGGGCGCCCTTCGGGGTGTAGGTCTTGACGAGGTCGCGGGCCTCGATGAATGCCATGAGCGGGACAGTACTCCTCAGGTACGACGCCGCGGTTATGCGTTCGCTGACAGCGGGCGGGCATGGGTGCGTACGCGGTGACGCACGGCTTGGCCAGTGAGTTGCGCGTTGTGGTTGCCTCCCTGCGCATGAGACCGCCACAACACGCAACTCACCGCGCACGCGACCGCGCACACCCCCATGGGCGGCGACGCGTGGGATGCTCGGGGCTCCGCCAGGCGCGCCGGGTACCGTTACCGGCATGGCTGGCACCCAGGCCCCGGATGCTCGCGGCGGCGACCGCGCGCTCGACGCGACGCGCGATGCGGAGCTGCTCGCGCGCATCCGTGAGAGGGCGCCGCAGTACGACCGCGACAACGCGTTCTTCACCGACGATCTGGCCGAGCTGCGCGCCCACGGCTATCTGAAGCCCCGCAGCCTGACCGCGGCGATGCGCGACCAGCGACTGCTCGCCGCGCACGCTCCCGCGACGGCGCTCGGCCTGACCATGCACCTCGTCTGGATGGGCGTCGCCCGCGACCTTGCCGCGGCCGGCGAGGACTCGCTCGCGTGGGTGCTCGACGACGCGGCCGCCGGCGAGCTCTTCGCCTTCGCGATCAGCGAGCGCGGCAACGACCGGGTGATGAGCGACTCGCTGACCCGGGCGGAGCGGGTCGACGCTGCGCAGGGAGGACCCGGGTGGGCCCTCACCGGCACGAAGATCTTCACGACCCTCTCGCCCGCGTGGACCCGCCTCGGCACCCTCGCCCGCCACGACCCCGACCCCGCGCGTGGCGAGAGCGGTGACCCGGTGATCGTGCACGGCTTCCTCCTGCGCGACGACCCGCAGGGGGACCCGACCGCAACACCGCCCGGCGTCACCGTCACCCCCGACTGGGACACGCTCGGCATGCGCGCCACCCAGTCGCACACGACGCACCTCGACGGGGCGATCATCCGCGATGAGCGCGTGGCGCGCATCCTGCCCGCGGGGTCGCCCGGCGACCAGTACACGCTGGCGATCTTCGCGAACTTCTTGACGCTGATCGGCGCCGTCTACGCCGGCATCGCCGACCGTGCGGTCGAGCTCGCCGTGGAGTCGGCGCACAGCCGCACGAGCATGAAGCTCGGCGGGGCGCCGTACGCGCACGACCCCGACATTCGCCGGCGCATCGCGGATGCGGCGATCGCCCTCGACGCGCTCGCCCCGCAACTCGAGGCGGTCAGCTCCGACCGCGACGCCGGGGTTGACCGCGGGCTGCGGTGGTTCCGCGACCTGACGGGGCTCAAGCAGCGCTGCGTGCAGACGGCGCGCGACGTGGTCGACCAGTGCATGCACGCCGTCGGGGGAGCGGGTTACCGAAGTTC
The sequence above is a segment of the Microcella alkaliphila genome. Coding sequences within it:
- a CDS encoding ATP-binding cassette domain-containing protein yields the protein MAFIEARDLVKTYTPKGAPVVRALDGLDLDVAQGTVTALLGPNGAGKTTTVKVLTTLIRPDSGTAVIDGVDVMRDPDRVRRMIGASGQYAAVDENLTGFENLMMVGKLYHLGSRVARQRATELIELFDLVDAANRPVKGFSGGMRRRIDLAGALVINPPVLFLDEPTTGLDPRSRLALWDIIESLVSGGTTVLLTTQYLEEADRLADAISVIDNGRVIAKGTADELKASVGGQRVAVTLVTESDARALSDIMSRFGSGDPVEGGGGRTWVVPVDNGPVALSAIVGAAAEQGIALHDAGMRRPTLDDVFLQLTGHTAEQGDDAEGAAA
- a CDS encoding acyl-CoA dehydrogenase family protein; amino-acid sequence: MAGTQAPDARGGDRALDATRDAELLARIRERAPQYDRDNAFFTDDLAELRAHGYLKPRSLTAAMRDQRLLAAHAPATALGLTMHLVWMGVARDLAAAGEDSLAWVLDDAAAGELFAFAISERGNDRVMSDSLTRAERVDAAQGGPGWALTGTKIFTTLSPAWTRLGTLARHDPDPARGESGDPVIVHGFLLRDDPQGDPTATPPGVTVTPDWDTLGMRATQSHTTHLDGAIIRDERVARILPAGSPGDQYTLAIFANFLTLIGAVYAGIADRAVELAVESAHSRTSMKLGGAPYAHDPDIRRRIADAAIALDALAPQLEAVSSDRDAGVDRGLRWFRDLTGLKQRCVQTARDVVDQCMHAVGGAGYRSSAELSRLQRDVLAGIYHPSDPESVQAAVAADLLGPLP